The genomic region GATTAATGGCTAGTTGTATTACATCACCACTGAAGTTCAAACATATTTTTCTCTTAGTTGGGCCATGTACAGATAAGTGAACAAGTCCCATCAGTTTGATGTAATTCTACAGTTGGGCTCCCAAGAAACCTTTATAGCATTTCTTTATCTTTCTGAGCATATTTGAGTTACTGGCCTCACTTGCTTTATGAAGATTGTGAATAGGAATTAGTCTCCAAATGCCTTCCAAATGTCAGAAAGAATGTTTAAGGTGGAAGGGCACCAAAATCACTATTTTCAACAAAATGTCTCCTtgcaaaagacatgcaggtcttccccaggttactaAATCCTGacctatgtacagcccatacaaacgaacaagcatttgggagactggcaagaTAGatctgctggctgctgtgggtctgcaggcatcttctgttgcctgggaacttggtttgtggccacatttccaGGTTGCAAACAGTTCACAGCagtggaaccctgctgtaacctgtaTCAGGCATCTGCGGGCTTAATTGTCTGATAGTCCAGTCTTAGAACTTTATGAGAGGATATTTTTTAATATCACTTCTCTCAAACAACTGCATCTTTACTTTGCAATCTGTATCTTCAACTTGTGATCCTGATAAATAATATTCCATTGTAATATTACAACTGTTTTAAAACTCAGTTTGTGAGGTGACAGCATCACTGGTGGGatcagcacttattgtccatctagTCTTGTCCCCATGAGGAAATCTTTGAACTCTTTCTGATAAAGGTGGATTATTAGGCAGAATTTTAGAAAGCCAGAGACAATGATGGAAGGAgtcaagtcagggtggtgtgtgattAGGAGGAGGTTTCTCCAGCTTCTGGAAAACCTGCTCCTGTCTTTGAATCACTGATTGGCTATTCTAACACCACTTGCATTCTTTCCCATTTCAGGAAGTTTTCTGGCATGTAGTGCCAGAGAGTCATAAAGCATAGCAGCAGGCACTTTGGTGGAACCTgcccatcaaatacccatccatactaatcccatttgccagcacttggtcggTAGCCTTCTACGCCTTGGCAATGAAGATAAGAATCCAAACCAACTCCTTGCCGTTATGGCACAACAAGTTTGTCAATGACAATTTTCTGATGAAACCATATGGATCCAAGTTTAAATGGCATTTATTTAGTCTCCTAGATGCCCTTACAAAAAAATGTAACAATTCTCTACAGGAGCATGAATTCACAATTTATCCTCTCACCATAAAAGCATGTGCAATTATATATAACATGATTTCTGCTCCTGTTGATATGACAAAATCAATAACAGAGGTTTGATTTTGATAAAACCCTTGAAGCAGATAGCACGGATGCATTTGAGAGGAGCCTTTATGAAGGAAAGAGGAAGCAGAGGAATACAGATTAGCTGATTCAAATGGAAGAGGTTGTATGGACATGAACATGGCACAgcccaaaaatagaaaatgctggaagcactcagactCAGGTCAAGCAATGTCAGTGGGGAatgaaacagagctgatgtttcaggccaaagaccttttatcagaatggAAAAGCGAGAAAAACaatcatgtctttttttttactaagTTTTTCACATTGTTAGTCCTAATAAAGGgtccttaacctgaaacatcagtgctgtttctcttcccagtgatgctgcttgacctcctgagtgcttccagcacttactgatgttttggatttccaacatcttcatcTTTCTGCTAAGGCAGACACAGACCAGTTTTGGGCCAAAAAGCCTCCTCTGGGGCTGTAGGTTAAATGTATGAACAATAGTACAATTAATTTCTCATTCTCTTTGCTGAATAAGGTTGGAATGCATGAAAGATAGGAGGTATTCAATTTAGAGTATCTTAGTAGAGCAAGTAACTAGCTAAGGAAGCTTGGAATAAGATATGACTGTTAAGCAGAATCATTGAACTTGATAACAAACTGAATCTGATAACGTAGATATAAAACAACTTCTGgcaaaataaattgcaaacaatattctgctttaatGGCTTGTTACTGACCCAGCACCATGTTGTAAATTTCAGCCCTACAAGATTCAGTGCCTATATTTCTTGAATTTTTTTGTCAAGCAGGCAGTTATCTTGGGGATCTGTCTGAATTAACAGATCTTTGATTTCCTTGGCTGAGTTACACATTTTGCAGTCACACATTCCAAAAACCTTCTCAGTGCTTTTCTCTCATTTGGATCTGAATTTTGCAGTTCTCTATTTAGTGATTCAATATCCACAGACTTAAGGAATGAAGCAAGGCCATCATAGTCATTCCCATAATACTCTTGATAAGTGGTTGGGTTCTTCCTGTTCTCCTGATTTTTAATGTGAGCATATGTCATTGTTGGAACTATTCCTCTTGTTGGAATATTTCTTGTGGCATTGCTACCATGACGGGAAGTGTCAATCATGAAGTCCTTGATTAAGCAAGGTAAACGATATTGATCTCGGAATTCTGTCATGAGTGGATGAGGGATTTTTTTCCCTGGCTTATCTGTTCTGGGAAGAATAGTTTTTGGTATTTGCTGTTTATTCCCTGCTGAAAAGTTGTCCTGATATTCAGTGCTGAAATCCCCACCAAGTATTTCATGTATCTCTTTTTCAGTTGGGTGTCTATCCCAGTACATGATAGGAGTAGGCACCCTTTTGATCTCTTTTCGATTTATATGATGCACCATGAATATTTCATCAGGCTGGGGTATATTCCTTTTGTGTTCATACCAAGCTCCCTTGCGGAAAGATTCTAATTTCACACGGTTTGGAGAACCATAATCCTGCCTGTAGATTGATTCAAGTGGATTAAAAGGGGCTGTGATTACTGGACAATCTGGTTTCTCCTTCAGCCCAATCCTTCTTTGGCTTCCTCCATTATTTTTCTTAATATGTTGCATTGCCTTCATCAGAATGTTATGGAGCCTCCCTTTCTAACATTCTGCATTGATTCCAGAAGGCATCCTATTATTGTGAACTTTATCTCCCAGATCACTTGCTGTAGATTTGGAGAAGCTTCCCAGTAATGATTGTTGTCTTTTTAGGCAGCATTTTAAATATCTGGGTTGTGCAATGAACTAAATGATTGTGACATCACAACAATGGAGTTATGTCATGATAACACCAGAGGCACACGGTATCTACTGCTTTAATGATAACATATGTACATATGTTCTGAAAAACATTTAAGAGCtcaaattgttttctttcataATATTAGTAAAATAATTGAGCAATAGCTGTAATTTTACCCTGTGAGAGACTACCAATCTCAAAATATCCTCAACATTGATAAGTAGAGAGATCCATGTTATAAACTGTCAATctgcaaaatatattttagacTCACATCTACATATTTAAAATAAGATAGGCAAAAATATGATTTCTGGCTTAGATTTGaaatcaaagaaacaaaaattccTACCTTTATTTCATTACTTTCTTGACCATAATTGTGCCAAAATCAAAGGCTATTTAACACACATATTCACATATATGCCTTGAAATTAGACTAATTTGCACCCTTTTTTCATGCACATTAGATTGCTTCAGCAATCATTTCCAGGCTAATTAGCAACTGTTGGGAAGATGGCCCAGGCACTCTTTGCCTTAGATGCTTTCCTCATATCAGGTGTATACCTTTTGCCATTAATGCACCTGTTCCTCATTTCCACCCTCAGCAACATAAATTGGGGGTTCTGGGTGAAATCTATGAACTTCATTGTAGAACCAGAAGTACACCGTGCTGCTATGTTGCATCTGTGTAAATTTAAAGGGACACAATCACCATCTTCTTTGGTCTGGGATCTTTCCAAATAACTGCAGCTGATCTCGCTAATATCTCACATTTTGCTACTCAAAACTGCATCACACAGGCTACCCAGGTGTTCTGCTTGCAGAAGGATGATTTTATCTGCCTTATTTCAATGAAGAGTATGTTGCATCTCAGAGGGTGGTATTGGCCATATTGCTGACTTCTCACAAGAGCAGATAGTAATTGACTGTGTTTCTTCATTCATAAAGACTTCCCTGAATAACCTGAACTTTAATGTTTGAATAATCAAACAATATGTCTGAAGGCGAATATCATGTTTTCAGGAAAAACAAATAATGCCTTCATCATTTGATGGCTGAACCACAACATATTCTCAATGATCAGCACAGTTCACATATAACTGCTACAATTTGGGCCACATAAACACTAGAATAGGTGCAAAAAATGCAATTTGGGCTCATGAAAATGAGATGCCTGTGCCTCCATCAGTCTGAGGCACTCTGCAGTATGCACCAATCAGGTGATTTAATGTCATTACTGCATACTGTAAGCTGCACATTCTAGCCATCCAGAAATAGCAGCAGGTGCTATAGGAAAATCCAGGAGGCCTGAAGTATGGGGGAGCTGAGGCACAGCCTGAGCAGTCACGGGAAACATGCAGGATGAAGGGGAAGGCCCAGCTCAACACGCAGAGTGGAGGGACAATGATTGCAAGGTTACAAGAGAATCCCTCACAGGCAGATTTTTAGAATGTGCTTGCAGAATCATGGACATCTATCCAGACAAAGTGACCCTCTCGACAATACAATTTTTAACAACAACATAGTTTATCCAAAATCAGCTGAGAGAGCCCAGATGGAAGAttataaaagaaacaaaacactAGAAACTCAAAagatgaaatagaaacagagaatCAGTACATCagcaagcatctgtggaaagagaaacatttaatgtttaaGGTTAGTAACTTTTCATTACATGAAAGAGCAAAATATAGCCCTGTTTTAAGCCACAGTAAGAGATACAGCAACATTTTGTAGAATGGTAGAAAAAAGTTGAGCTTCATTGTTTACAACTGATTAATAATTATGAATAACCTTTTAATCTATCAACATAATTCATTGTTTAGATCAACACACAAGAGCCATCCAGGCCATTTTCATCTTCCTTTGACTCAATGTAAGCAATATGAACATACAGTACATACGATCTAGGGGCAGTAGTAAGCTACAATCTGAGAAAGCTCATCAACCTTAAACATGAACGTGGATTgtgttccacagatactgcctgacttactgagtacttccagcattgtttgtttcTACATTATAACTCCTCGTATCCTGGGCAGCTCCACCTGCACTGATCATCACATATTAATGAAAGAATCCCTGATCCAAACATTGAAATGGTTATTAAATCTGTCTTTTGCAATGAGTAACTAGTTAAAAGATCACCGACCCATGCACAAAATACAGTTTCCCTGTATTAGGTACTTTCTGAAGATCTAAAGCTTGTTTGAAATATTGAACTGTTTGGATTTGTTCAATGTTGATGGTAGCTTGTCAGCACTATAGCCACAGCAACTGAAAATAACACACATAATAACTATTTGACTGGATTTGCAATGAGAAATCCCTCGTGAAATTTACCCTCTGAGGTTTACTTTACACCAATGCACCAATTATTTCAAGAGGCAAAACTGCTGAATTATCAGCAAAAGCCCAGAGTTTTATTTAGCTCTCAAGATTTCCATCTGAGTAATGTAGCGTGATGCTATCACACAAGCCATTACTTGTCAAGAGAGCTCtctatgtaattttatttttcaatcccCCTCATAATGGGGGCTCTGAGAGATGGTTTCCACCTCACCACATGACTACCCTCATAGATCTCTGCCTCTCCTTGGAGTTGCTCCCTCAGAGATGGTGTAGATAACTCTTATATGCCCAGGACATGCAAAGCAAAAGAAACACAagccacagtcacagagaaatacagcacagaaccaggcccgaTGGCCTATCAAGTCTGCACTGATCGCTagccacccatttttacactaatcctacatcaatcccattttttattctccccacattctcttcaacaccTGCCaggtcctaccactcacctagaaaCTAGAGCTAATTTACACTGGCTATTACCTACCAGCCTACATGTCCTTAGGGTGTCAGAGGAAACACGAGCACTCAGAGGAAGTCGATGCAGTCACAGCCTGCATGCAAtccccacacaggcagcaccccaggtcaggattggaTCTGGGCCTCTAGTGCTGTGAGGCAATGACCCTGTTAGCCACAACACTGTGTTGCCTAAAGTAATGAACTCCATATTAGGGTCACACACAATCATTGCCAGAACTAAGTGGTTTCTAATTGCATAGCCCATACATCTCACAATCAGTAGGTTCACAGCAATAAGACCATAATCCTTATGGGGAAAACATCACTATCAACACCAAGCTTGAACACATTTACTTGAGACACATTATATTGGCAGCTTTATTAGCAGAGGCACGACAAGGTATGCAATGATATTAGCAGCTGTTCCACCAGTGTAACATCCCAGCACAATCAAAAATGCTATTTAAATGAAATGAGAACATAAAAGAATCATGGCACTATTTCAGTAAGAAGAGACTTGCTATTCCAGGTTCCCatcatttatctctcaaccatcATGAAAACAAATGATCTTTTATGGAAGCTGTTTGTAGGAGATTGGTGAGTACAAATTGGCTGGcctatttcttacattataaACACAGCTACACTTCaccaaaaaaatctttatttgctGCAAAgttctttggaacatcctgaaaagGGTGCACAGGTTTGTAGAGATGCAACTTTTTTCTTATAAACCAAGTTTTGGCAAGAGCTTCCCAGACTGTCTACATTTAGTGCTTTATTGATTTTTGCAGGTTTGAGTAAAAGTAAGTTAGTTAGTTCACATTAGCCTGATGAGCTTTTCTTGGCCTAATTATATCTCCTTGAGAtcagaatgacttgcttccactctggttttgtacgTTGTGAAGTGACCGATGAGGCCTATGtaggaactgcagattcttccacagatgaggcaagatagaacatagaacagtacagcacagaacaggcccttcggcccacaatgttgtgccgatatagctaATCACTTCTACCTACAGAAatcctatatccctccattttcctctcattcatgtgcctatccaagcccctcttaaaagcccccaatgaatttgcctcaactaccctatcaggcaacgcattccaggcatccaccgttCTCagagtaaaaaacgtgcccctgatgtctgttctgatcctaccccctctcaccttaaatgcatgtcctctggtattggatcgctcaataatgggaaaaagatattgcttgtccaccctatctctgcccctcataattttatacacgtgcaacaaatcacccctcagcctctgccactccagagaaaaaagcccaagtttgtccagcctctcctggtagcacatgacctctaatccaggcagcatcctagtagacctcctctgcaccctctctaaagccttgacatccttcctgtagtgaggtgaccagaattgcacacaatactctaaatgcggccgaaccagagttctgtagagatgcatcataacttctcgactcctgtactcagtacctcaattaatgaaagcaagcatttcatagccttctttaccaccatacctacctgtgtagccactttcagtgagccgtGGATTTGCACCTCAATTTCTCTGTG from Pristis pectinata isolate sPriPec2 chromosome 17, sPriPec2.1.pri, whole genome shotgun sequence harbors:
- the LOC127579190 gene encoding testis-expressed protein 26-like — protein: MQHIKKNNGGSQRRIGLKEKPDCPVITAPFNPLESIYRQDYGSPNRVKLESFRKGAWYEHKRNIPQPDEIFMVHHINRKEIKRVPTPIMYWDRHPTEKEIHEILGGDFSTEYQDNFSAGNKQQIPKTILPRTDKPGKKIPHPLMTEFRDQYRLPCLIKDFMIDTSRHGSNATRNIPTRGIVPTMTYAHIKNQENRKNPTTYQEYYGNDYDGLASFLKSVDIESLNRELQNSDPNERKALRRFLECVTAKCVTQPRKSKIC